The genomic interval CTTCGTTGACTGCTCGATCCATGATATCGACCTTGCCCTTTGGTTTTTCGGTCAAGACAGCAAAGTCAAGTCTGTATCCGCCGTCGGGATCACGGCCGTCGAGCCGGACCTGCGCAAGCACAACGACCGCGACAATGCCGTCGGCTTAGTCGAGTTCCACAACGGCAAGATCGCCTACTTCTACGCTTCTCGCATGATGGCCGCCGGTCAAGAAGATACTACCGAAATTATCGGCACCCAGGGCAAGCTGGCCGTCAACACACAGCCAGCTCTAAACCTTGTCAGCATCTACGACAGCACTGGTATCCGCCGGGAGATCCCTCAGCACTACTACGACCGCTTTGAATATGCCTTCGTGACCGAGGCCAATGAATTCACCGCTTGCTGTCTCGAGAATACCCCTGTCCCACTCAGACTCGACGGTGCTGTTCAGGCCGTCCGCATTGGAGCTGCGCTCCAGGAGTCGCTTATCACCGGCGAGAAGATCTTCTTCGATGAAGAGGGCAACCGGGTGGACAAGTCTCGGCTATAGATGCATGCTTAACGACTGGATTTAGATTACGTCACTTAATGATTGTCAATTAAAGAGCAATTTTGGAGTATAAAAACACAGTGTCTAGACTTCATATAACGCCGTTTACATTTTTATCTGCGTATCATCGCTGAATGACCTCCTCGATAAGCCAACCCATCCCACCCCATATCTCGAAGGGATGAACCCTGAGTGACCCTCATGAATTTcgaataattatataatgAAAACTAGCGCACGTGTACTATATACACTAGTCTATGCAACCCTTCCCTAAAACAGCCACGGGCACAGTCCACAGTTTAATTTTTCACAATGTGACCCGTCCCGAGACACTGATTTGTCGAAGGTGGGTAGATCGCCGACATACCCCGGGAACCCGTTTCCGAGTACAAAGTTTGCCGCCAAGAGTTCGTGCTGCATTGTTGTATCATAGATAAGCTATTGTTAGTAAGAGGTCTGATGGTGCTTGTGGCAAGGGTCtcggagagaagagaacttATTGTAGTCTTGTAGACTTGAGTGGGATTTTGGTTCTGGCGGTGTATATGTGAATATGTACTGAGGACTACGGTGGATATAAGCTTATTTAGATTTTCATCCGGATAATTGGGAAATGGGTATTTTTTATGAATTAGTCCCTGGTTAGTTTTACAGGGCTATATAATTCATTGGTGGTTCGTGAATCATCGctttaaaaaaaatgcaAGAACAAAAACTGATATATCATAAACAATAGAAGGCAAGGGGATCTATTATCAAGCCATTTCGAGCGTTAAAACATCTACCACTTGATGACCTTGTTGGGGAAGAACTCGTCGATAAGTTCGAGGTAGTATGGCTGCGAAAGCGTTAGTTGAGATTCATTTGATTTTTTGGAAGGGTAGGGAGAGAGGACGTACCTTGAGCTCGTCGACGGTGGGAACGTCGTCGCTCTTGCTGTAAAGGTCGTAGGGGTTGAAGGCCTTGACGGCCTTGAGCATCTCCTTGTCATGATCGTTCATCAACTCTTGGTATGCGCCGGCGTTGTGCCAGGGGTAGAAGGAGTGGTAGCGGATGATGGCCAGGGCCTCGTCGGGGAGAGTGGACTGGTCCTTCACGACGTGGTAGAGGTACTCGTCGTGACCCCAGGAAAGCATGACCTTGTCCAGACCACAGCCGGGGCTGTAAATTCCGAACTTAGTGCCATAGACGTCGTGGCCGTAGTCAGGGTTCTCCTTGAAGGACTCGGTGCCGTAGATGATGCGGTCATCGAAAGCGAGACCGACGGGGAAGGTGTCGCCGACGACGTCCCACTGGCCTTGTGCGTCGAAGAAGTAGAGCAGCTTGCCCAGGTCGTGGATGAGACCGGTGAGCTGCATCCAGCGGGGCTTGCCATCGCGGCGGATGGCCTCGGCGGACTGGAGAAGGTGCTCGATCTGGGAGAGGCTGGTGTCGGGGTCGGACTCGTCAATGAGGGtgttgagcttctccatggCCTCCCAGATGGTCATCTCGGCGCGGGTCTTGGAGTGAAAGGCGTGGCGGGCCTTCAGGTTGTAAGCAACAGTCTGCTTGGTGTGCTGCTCCTTGTAGAAGTTCTTGACACGGTCGCAGGCGTCCTCGTATTGACGGAACTTGGTCttgtccttgttcttgtcGAATTCAGATTCGGCGTAGATATCCTTGTCGTCTTGCTTAATGTTCTGCTTGAGGACGTTGACGGTGTCGATGGCATCGGAGGTTTCCTCGAGGGCCTGTCCATCACGCTTGGTGTTGAACACCGGGGTCTCTGGGGCGACAGCAACTGGGGCCATTGTGAATAAAAGATATGTGTTTGATTTTtgatgtttctttttgtttctcttgggTATATTGGGATCAAGTCTGATCTGGGTATCAAAGGATGCTgctggagagaaaaaaaaatccagGAAGACAcagatgtatatataaagGGAAGGGCACTATAGAAAGATCATCGTGATCTACAAGAAATTCAGTATCCGACCAAACCCCCCAGTCGAATAAGCCCTAACGCGCTACACCCCAGGATCCGACGGTGTGGTGGCACCATTGTGATGTCCTCGTTGTGTGAAGATCGGATTCTGGCTTCCGCACTCTCGAGATAGATTCTGGAAATCTTCTCCACAACTGTATGACGCGGGGTGGAATCTGAGGTACGGATCTGCAGCCAACCAGAGACAAGTTGTTACTAGTGGAGAGACTGTGGGGAGGATTGAGGCTGTCAAGGATTTTGGTTTCCGAAGGCCGAGAACATTGGCCGCCGGGGCAGACTTCTCTTCTGGTATGCCACCTTTGCCCTCGATTACCCTTTCTGTCGCGCCTGATGTCACTGCATTCCCCCTTGAAGCAATAACTGACAATCAACATCATGCTCAATGGCCAGTGCTCGCTGACCCCAACGTTGATCTGCCGGTTGAAACAACTAAGTTGCATCACATGGGAAGAACCATCGGATTTCTATTTAGGTCGTCTGGTCTGGAGCAAGTACAGTACTGCCATTTTCGCATACAAGTCTGAATGTGGAACCCATGAAATTGATCAGATCGGGTATAGGGTTTTGGTTCGtctggaaagagaaatggtTTCCGATGGCTGCATATGCACGGTCATTCTGGCTCCCTATGTCGCTTTCCGATCGGATTTAATCTGTTCGAGCAGTGAGTAGATGAGATAGACAATCGAGATAATTTTCCTGGAGCAAATGAAGACATTGATGCCTTTAGAATGGTAAATACTCACTAtaatgaagagaagaaaagtaTGGAATTGAACGGCTCGCGTGAATATGACCCGAGGGAGCGATGTGATTGATGGAACTTGGGGGACAAATTCCACTGGGCGGGACAATTGACGGCGCGATCCCCGAGGTCTGTTGATAATCTCTCTTTTGCCCCTCTACCCCTcacccctcttcttcatatttgtttctccttccttccttaAGTTAATTCGCAATTTTACTCATTCCTCTGCTTTCCTAGAATCTGTAACGAATCTATATTCAATTACACACATACTACTTACACCATGGCCGTTGCCGACACTCGATTCAAGCTCAACACTGGAGCAGAGATCCCTGCATTGGGTCTCGGTATGTAGTGTTCCATTTTGACACATTGCAGCAATGGTCGTGCTAATTGACCAGGTACCTGGCAATCCCAACCCGGtgaggttgagaaggctgTCAGTCACGCCATCTCGGTAGGCTACAGACACATCGATGGCGCTTTCTGCTACCAGAACGAAGAGGAGGTCGGAAAGGGCATCCGCGATGCCCTCGCCTCTGGAAAGGTGAAGCGGGAGGACCTTTTCGTTACTACCAAGCTGTGGTGCACTTACCACAGCCGGGTGGAAGAGGCTCTGGAAAAGAGTCTGAAGAACTTGGGCTTGGATT from Aspergillus flavus chromosome 7, complete sequence carries:
- a CDS encoding aldehyde reductase (inositol oxygenase 1), giving the protein MAPVAVAPETPVFNTKRDGQALEETSDAIDTVNVLKQNIKQDDKDIYAESEFDKNKDKTKFRQYEDACDRVKNFYKEQHTKQTVAYNLKARHAFHSKTRAEMTIWEAMEKLNTLIDESDPDTSLSQIEHLLQSAEAIRRDGKPRWMQLTGLIHDLGKLLYFFDAQGQWDVVGDTFPVGLAFDDRIIYGTESFKENPDYGHDVYGTKFGIYSPGCGLDKVMLSWGHDEYLYHVVKDQSTLPDEALAIIRYHSFYPWHNAGAYQELMNDHDKEMLKAVKAFNPYDLYSKSDDVPTVDELKPYYLELIDEFFPNKVIKW